In one Ralstonia pickettii genomic region, the following are encoded:
- the acnB gene encoding bifunctional aconitate hydratase 2/2-methylisocitrate dehydratase, whose protein sequence is MLENYRAHVAARAALGIPPLPLTAQQTAELVELLTNPPAGEEQTLVDLITHRVPAGVDEAARVKAGFLAAVAKGETGCALISRAHATELLGTMLGGYNIQPLIELLSDAEVGAAAAEALKKTLLMFDQFHDVKELADKGNANARAVLQSWADAEWFTSRPEVPQSLTITVFKVTGETNTDDLSPAPDATTRPDIPLHALAMLKNARPGITPEEDGKRGPVKFIESLKEKGHLVAYVGDVVGTGSSRKSATNSVLWFTGEDIPYVPNKRFGGVCLGGKIAPIFYNTMEDAGALPIELDVSQMNMGDVVELRPYEGKALKDGKVIAEFQVKSDVLFDEVRAGGRIPLIIGRGLTAKAREALGLAPSTLFRLPHQPADSGKGFSLAQKMVGRACGLPEGQGIRPGTYCEPKMTSVGSQDTTGPMTRDELKDLACLGFSADLVMQSFCHTAAYPKPVDVKTHQTLPNFISTRGGVALRPGDGVIHSWLNRMLLPDTVGTGGDSHTRFPIGISFPAGSGLVAFAAATGTMPLDMPESVLVRFKGKMQPGVTLRDLVNAIPLYAIKQGMLTVAKQGKKNIFSGRILEIEGLPDLKVEQAFELSDASAERSAAGCTVHLNKEPIIEYLNSNITLLKWMIAQGYQDARSLQRRIKAMEAWLADPQLLQPDADAEYAAVIEIDLADIHEPIVACPNDPDDVKTLSDVAGAKIDEVFIGSCMTNIGHFRAASKLLEGKRDIPVKLWVAPPTKMDQKQLTEEGHYGVFGTAGARTEMPGCSLCMGNQAQVREGATVMSTSTRNFPNRLGKNTNVYLGSAELAAICSRLGKIPTKDEYMADMGVLTANGDKIYQYMNFDQIEDFKEVADTVQM, encoded by the coding sequence ATGCTTGAAAACTATCGCGCTCACGTGGCCGCTCGCGCCGCGCTCGGTATTCCCCCGTTGCCGCTGACGGCTCAACAGACCGCCGAACTGGTCGAACTGCTGACCAATCCGCCCGCTGGCGAAGAACAGACCCTGGTCGACCTGATCACCCATCGTGTGCCCGCAGGCGTGGACGAAGCCGCCCGGGTGAAGGCCGGCTTCCTGGCCGCCGTGGCCAAGGGCGAGACCGGCTGCGCGCTGATTTCGCGTGCCCACGCCACGGAGCTGCTCGGCACGATGCTGGGCGGCTACAACATCCAGCCGCTGATCGAACTGCTGTCTGACGCCGAAGTGGGCGCGGCGGCCGCAGAAGCGCTGAAAAAGACGTTGCTGATGTTCGACCAGTTCCACGATGTAAAGGAACTCGCCGACAAGGGCAACGCGAACGCGCGCGCCGTGCTGCAGAGCTGGGCTGATGCCGAGTGGTTCACGAGCCGTCCGGAAGTGCCGCAAAGCCTGACCATCACCGTGTTCAAGGTCACGGGCGAAACCAACACCGACGATCTGTCGCCGGCACCGGACGCCACCACCCGCCCGGACATCCCGCTGCACGCCCTGGCGATGCTGAAGAACGCACGCCCCGGCATCACGCCGGAAGAAGACGGCAAGCGCGGCCCGGTCAAGTTCATCGAATCGCTGAAGGAGAAGGGTCACCTAGTCGCCTACGTGGGCGACGTGGTCGGCACCGGCTCCTCGCGCAAGTCGGCCACCAACTCGGTGCTGTGGTTCACGGGCGAGGACATTCCGTACGTTCCGAACAAGCGCTTCGGCGGCGTGTGCCTGGGCGGCAAGATCGCCCCGATCTTCTACAACACGATGGAAGATGCCGGCGCGCTGCCGATCGAACTCGACGTGTCGCAAATGAACATGGGCGACGTGGTTGAACTGCGCCCATACGAAGGCAAGGCACTGAAGGACGGCAAGGTCATCGCTGAATTCCAGGTCAAGTCCGACGTGCTGTTCGACGAAGTGCGCGCCGGCGGCCGCATTCCGCTGATCATCGGCCGCGGTCTGACCGCCAAGGCCCGTGAAGCGCTGGGCCTCGCACCGTCGACGCTGTTCCGCCTGCCGCACCAGCCGGCCGACAGCGGCAAGGGCTTCTCGCTGGCGCAGAAGATGGTCGGTCGCGCATGCGGCCTGCCGGAAGGCCAAGGCATCCGCCCGGGCACGTACTGCGAACCGAAGATGACGTCGGTGGGCTCGCAAGACACCACGGGCCCGATGACCCGCGACGAACTGAAGGACCTCGCCTGCCTCGGCTTCTCGGCCGACCTGGTGATGCAGTCGTTCTGCCACACCGCCGCGTATCCGAAGCCGGTGGACGTGAAGACGCACCAGACGCTGCCGAACTTCATCAGCACGCGCGGCGGTGTCGCGCTGCGCCCCGGCGACGGCGTGATCCACTCGTGGCTGAACCGCATGCTCCTGCCCGACACCGTCGGCACCGGCGGCGACTCGCACACGCGCTTCCCGATCGGCATCAGCTTCCCGGCGGGTTCGGGCCTGGTCGCCTTCGCGGCAGCCACCGGCACGATGCCGCTGGACATGCCGGAATCGGTGCTCGTCCGCTTCAAGGGCAAGATGCAGCCGGGCGTCACGCTGCGTGATCTGGTCAACGCGATTCCGCTGTACGCGATCAAGCAAGGCATGCTGACGGTCGCCAAGCAAGGCAAGAAGAATATTTTCTCGGGCCGCATCCTCGAAATCGAAGGCCTGCCTGACCTGAAGGTCGAGCAAGCGTTCGAGCTGTCGGATGCATCGGCTGAGCGTTCGGCCGCAGGTTGCACGGTGCACCTCAACAAAGAGCCGATCATCGAATACCTGAACAGCAACATCACGCTGCTCAAGTGGATGATCGCGCAGGGCTATCAGGATGCCCGCAGCCTCCAGCGCCGCATCAAGGCGATGGAAGCATGGCTGGCTGATCCGCAACTGCTGCAACCGGATGCCGACGCCGAATACGCTGCCGTCATCGAGATCGACCTGGCCGACATCCACGAGCCGATCGTCGCATGCCCGAACGACCCGGACGACGTGAAGACGCTGTCCGACGTGGCTGGCGCGAAGATCGACGAAGTGTTCATCGGCTCGTGCATGACCAACATCGGTCACTTCCGTGCCGCGTCGAAGCTGCTGGAAGGCAAGCGCGACATTCCGGTCAAGCTGTGGGTGGCGCCGCCGACCAAGATGGACCAGAAGCAGCTGACCGAAGAAGGTCACTACGGCGTGTTCGGCACGGCCGGTGCGCGTACCGAAATGCCGGGCTGCTCGCTGTGCATGGGTAACCAGGCACAGGTGCGCGAAGGTGCGACGGTCATGTCGACGTCGACGCGTAACTTCCCGAACCGTCTGGGCAAGAACACGAACGTGTACCTTGGCTCGGCGGAACTGGCGGCGATCTGCTCACGCCTGGGCAAGATCCCGACCAAGGACGAGTACATGGCCGACATGGGCGTGCTCACCGCGAACGGCGACAAGATCTACCAGTACATGAACTTCGACCAGATCGAAGACTTCAAGGAAGTGGCCGACACCGTGCAGATGTAA
- a CDS encoding M30 family zinc metallopeptidase — protein sequence MKRSSNNVRGTKQWTIVMMVAAAGALAACGGGGGGGSSGATPAATQSSSANITVAPACSGSNCGALGNTYAGSGVGVWQATNTGGSAGTVPVSIAGLTGQSVTLVYTNQSAAAQPMPSVSLSGVGLLNATGTPVPKTAADVAGNDANAAFDRQLSDFNIHALDGYATGAGPLKTQGASNNTVLRPQSVASVGTQRTWNHQQPDGTATVRTATLRQQATATDGRIVNLWVENAEYGSSKISDGIINTLITKFASGTQSVYTLATSLVGQPWGSYSSSASLIDPNQALDIVVLNIQPDGQAYGRVGYFWARNNFTTSSQPLSNQSLSLYVDSETIYLGGNDGLNTVISTLGHEFTHMANFYQRGVLHGSQYMYGTWLEEMTAMTMEDVLSSQIDPGFNNVRDSRFPAWLQSAFDCSLTAFDPSLSSSCPGYPISGSLGGFLLRQYGIPYYTNLLQNFSSTDSTSVLNNAIQAGGGAGLGDATGRWGTAVALLPVPGSPSGFAYPARTDSGFSIPALNGPSYSSQRSMPTSVPATLQGFGQFPVARGTKAGTYSETITVPAYSTVSIIIH from the coding sequence ATGAAACGCAGCAGCAACAACGTACGCGGCACAAAGCAATGGACCATCGTGATGATGGTGGCAGCAGCGGGCGCCCTGGCCGCTTGTGGCGGAGGCGGCGGTGGCGGCAGTTCGGGGGCCACCCCGGCAGCCACGCAAAGCTCGTCCGCCAATATCACCGTGGCACCGGCATGCAGCGGGTCAAACTGCGGGGCACTGGGCAATACCTACGCCGGCTCGGGTGTGGGCGTGTGGCAAGCGACCAACACGGGCGGATCGGCCGGCACGGTTCCGGTGTCGATCGCGGGGCTCACGGGCCAGAGCGTGACGCTCGTCTACACCAACCAGAGTGCGGCGGCGCAGCCGATGCCGTCCGTCTCGCTCTCGGGCGTGGGGCTGCTGAACGCCACCGGCACGCCGGTTCCCAAGACTGCCGCCGACGTGGCAGGCAATGACGCCAACGCCGCGTTCGACCGGCAGCTTTCGGATTTCAACATCCATGCGCTGGACGGCTATGCCACCGGCGCCGGCCCGCTCAAGACGCAAGGCGCCTCCAACAATACGGTGCTGCGCCCGCAGTCGGTGGCCAGCGTCGGCACACAGCGCACGTGGAACCACCAGCAGCCGGACGGCACCGCCACCGTGCGCACGGCCACGCTGCGCCAGCAAGCCACGGCCACCGACGGGCGCATCGTCAACCTGTGGGTGGAAAACGCCGAATACGGCTCCAGCAAGATCAGCGACGGCATCATCAACACGCTCATCACCAAGTTCGCTTCGGGCACGCAGTCGGTCTATACGCTGGCCACTTCGCTGGTCGGCCAGCCGTGGGGTAGCTACTCCAGCTCAGCCAGCCTGATCGATCCGAACCAGGCGCTCGACATCGTGGTGCTGAACATCCAGCCCGACGGCCAGGCCTACGGCCGCGTGGGCTACTTCTGGGCGCGCAACAACTTCACCACCAGCTCGCAGCCGCTGTCGAACCAGTCCCTGTCGCTCTATGTGGATTCGGAAACCATCTACCTGGGCGGCAACGACGGTCTGAACACCGTCATCTCGACGCTCGGCCATGAATTCACGCACATGGCCAACTTCTATCAGCGCGGCGTGCTGCACGGCTCGCAGTACATGTATGGCACGTGGCTGGAAGAAATGACGGCAATGACAATGGAAGACGTGCTCTCCAGCCAGATCGATCCGGGCTTCAACAACGTGCGCGACAGCCGCTTCCCGGCTTGGCTGCAAAGCGCGTTCGACTGCTCGCTGACGGCGTTCGATCCGTCGCTGTCGTCGTCGTGCCCCGGGTATCCGATTTCGGGCAGTCTGGGCGGCTTCCTGCTGCGCCAGTACGGCATTCCGTACTACACGAATCTGCTGCAGAACTTCTCGTCGACGGATTCGACTTCGGTACTGAACAACGCCATCCAGGCCGGCGGCGGTGCAGGCCTGGGCGATGCAACGGGCCGCTGGGGCACGGCGGTCGCGCTGCTTCCGGTGCCGGGCAGCCCGTCGGGCTTCGCGTATCCGGCTCGCACGGACAGCGGGTTCTCGATCCCTGCGCTGAATGGCCCGAGCTATAGCAGCCAGCGCTCCATGCCGACGTCCGTGCCGGCCACGCTGCAAGGCTTCGGTCAGTTCCCGGTGGCGCGCGGCACGAAGGCCGGCACGTACAGCGAGACGATCACGGTGCCGGCGTATTCCACGGTGTCGATCATCATCCATTGA
- a CDS encoding LysR family transcriptional regulator, translating into MLVAQLKSFFMVARLGSITLAAKQLGLSQPTVTSQIRALEEAYGVELFYRGGRRLTLSDAGVRLMPLVDQLVRQETEIDFFLRNSGDMGSGHLRIGATAPYYVLDIVDRFCKSHPGIDVSIEAGNSVQMLEALQEYRVDVASSSQRVDDARFLRIELARDPLVLVVHRNHALADRTSVPVSALSQCRLLVREVGSTTRAMTETMMAQAGVTPASTVEIGSRESIREAIMRNLGVSVIARQEVPSHADLRVLPFEGGAPELSEYLYCLQDRREARLIAAFLSEVRPVSS; encoded by the coding sequence ATGCTCGTCGCGCAGCTCAAATCGTTCTTCATGGTCGCCCGCCTGGGCAGCATTACGCTGGCAGCCAAGCAGCTCGGCCTGTCGCAGCCGACCGTGACTTCGCAGATCCGCGCCCTGGAAGAGGCCTATGGCGTGGAGCTGTTCTACCGTGGCGGGCGACGGCTGACCCTGTCGGATGCCGGCGTGCGGCTGATGCCGCTGGTGGACCAGCTTGTGCGCCAGGAAACCGAGATCGATTTCTTCCTGCGCAACTCCGGCGATATGGGCTCGGGGCACCTGCGCATCGGCGCGACGGCGCCGTATTACGTGCTCGACATCGTGGATCGCTTCTGCAAGAGCCATCCCGGCATCGACGTGAGCATCGAAGCCGGCAATTCGGTGCAGATGCTCGAAGCGCTGCAGGAGTACCGCGTTGACGTGGCGTCGTCGTCGCAGCGCGTGGACGACGCGCGCTTTCTGCGCATTGAACTGGCACGCGATCCGCTGGTGCTGGTGGTGCATCGCAACCACGCGCTGGCCGACCGGACGAGCGTGCCAGTCAGCGCACTGTCGCAATGCCGGCTGCTGGTGCGCGAAGTGGGCTCGACCACCCGCGCCATGACCGAAACGATGATGGCTCAGGCAGGCGTCACGCCGGCTTCCACGGTGGAGATCGGCAGCCGGGAATCCATCCGCGAGGCCATCATGCGCAATCTGGGCGTGAGCGTCATCGCCCGCCAGGAAGTGCCGAGCCACGCGGATCTGCGTGTGCTGCCGTTCGAAGGCGGTGCGCCGGAGCTGAGCGAATACTTGTACTGCCTGCAGGATCGGCGCGAGGCGCGGTTGATTGCGGCCTTCCTGAGCGAAGTCCGGCCGGTTTCTTCATAG
- a CDS encoding crotonase/enoyl-CoA hydratase family protein: MTDRILLSIDAGVAEVRLNRPEKMNAIDPAMFEALVTVGKRLMNEADLRAVVLSGEGRAFCAGLDMGSMASLGSNDAGSDISAGRLAKRTHGAANLPQYACTVWRDLPVPVLAAVHGVAYGGGLQIALGADVRYVAADTRLSVMEIKWGLVPDMGGMALTRGLVRPDRLRELIYSGRVVNGEEAFALGLATHVVDDPRAAALAAARDIALKSPDAIRAGKRLMRVAEDGDTAAILLAESVEQDRLIGTDNQREAVLAGMQNRAPVFQPAAKSE, translated from the coding sequence ATGACTGACCGCATCCTGCTCAGCATCGACGCCGGCGTGGCTGAAGTCCGGCTCAACCGCCCCGAGAAAATGAACGCCATCGACCCGGCCATGTTCGAAGCGCTCGTGACCGTTGGTAAACGCCTGATGAACGAGGCCGATCTGCGCGCCGTAGTGCTGTCCGGAGAGGGGCGCGCCTTCTGCGCGGGCCTCGACATGGGAAGCATGGCGAGCCTGGGCAGCAACGATGCGGGTTCGGACATCAGCGCCGGCCGTCTTGCCAAGCGCACGCATGGGGCAGCCAATCTGCCGCAGTACGCCTGCACGGTATGGCGTGATCTGCCGGTGCCGGTGCTGGCTGCAGTGCATGGTGTCGCTTACGGCGGCGGTCTGCAGATCGCGCTGGGCGCCGACGTGCGCTACGTAGCGGCCGACACGCGCCTGTCGGTCATGGAAATCAAATGGGGTCTGGTGCCCGACATGGGCGGCATGGCGCTCACGCGCGGCCTGGTCCGCCCGGATCGGCTGCGCGAGCTGATCTACAGCGGTCGTGTCGTCAACGGCGAAGAAGCGTTCGCCCTGGGGCTGGCGACGCACGTTGTGGACGATCCGCGCGCGGCGGCGCTGGCGGCAGCGCGCGACATTGCGCTGAAGAGCCCCGACGCCATCCGCGCCGGCAAGCGCTTGATGCGAGTTGCGGAAGACGGCGACACCGCTGCCATTCTGCTGGCCGAGTCGGTCGAGCAGGACCGGCTGATCGGCACGGACAATCAGCGCGAGGCGGTGCTGGCCGGCATGCAGAATCGCGCACCGGTTTTTCAACCGGCCGCGAAGTCTGAATAG
- the fdxA gene encoding ferredoxin FdxA, with protein MPYVVTESCIQCKYTDCVAVCPMDCFHAGPNFLVIDPDECIDCSICVPECPVGAIYPAAEVPADQQDFIALNAQLSRRADWPRLTKVQAPLQDHAHWAQVKDKRDALVIAPD; from the coding sequence ATGCCATATGTAGTCACCGAATCCTGCATCCAATGCAAATACACCGACTGCGTCGCCGTCTGTCCCATGGACTGCTTCCATGCCGGTCCGAATTTTCTGGTGATTGATCCGGATGAATGCATCGATTGCTCGATCTGCGTGCCGGAGTGCCCGGTGGGCGCGATTTATCCGGCTGCCGAAGTGCCGGCCGATCAGCAGGACTTCATTGCACTGAATGCACAGCTCTCGCGCCGCGCCGACTGGCCCCGCCTGACGAAGGTGCAAGCGCCTCTGCAAGATCATGCGCACTGGGCACAGGTGAAGGACAAGCGCGATGCATTGGTCATCGCTCCCGATTGA